In Actinomycetota bacterium, the following proteins share a genomic window:
- a CDS encoding cobalamin B12-binding domain-containing protein codes for MTIRVVVAKPGLDGHDRGAKVVARALRDAGMEIIYTGLHQTPEQIVNAVIQEDAQAVGLSIHSGAHMTLFPRVVELLRQEGADDVVVFGGGIIPKNDIPELERQGIARIFTPGTPISEIVEWVRANVPDTGADSTAGAERAGSA; via the coding sequence GTGACCATCCGCGTCGTCGTCGCCAAACCGGGCCTCGACGGGCACGACCGCGGGGCCAAGGTCGTGGCCCGAGCGCTCCGTGACGCCGGGATGGAGATCATCTACACCGGGCTACACCAGACACCGGAACAGATCGTGAACGCGGTGATCCAGGAGGACGCGCAGGCGGTGGGGCTGTCGATCCACTCCGGGGCACACATGACGCTGTTCCCGCGGGTGGTGGAGCTGCTGCGGCAGGAGGGCGCCGACGACGTCGTCGTGTTCGGCGGTGGGATCATCCCCAAGAACGACATCCCGGAACTCGAACGTCAAGGGATCGCGCGGATCTTCACCCCGGGCACGCCCATCAGCGAGATCGTTGAGTGGGTCCGCGCCAACGTCCCCGACACCGGCGCCGACAGCACTGCGGGGGCGGAGCGCGCCGGCAGCGCCTGA